One region of Bacillus pumilus genomic DNA includes:
- the glyA gene encoding serine hydroxymethyltransferase, translating to MKHLPGQDAQVFKAIQLERKRQQDKIELIASENFVSEAVMEAQGSVLTNKYAEGYPGKRYYGGCEHVDVVEDIARDRAKEIFGAEYVNVQPHSGAQANMAVYFTILEHGDTVLGMNLSHGGHLTHGSPVNFSGVQYNFVEYGVDKETQHIDYQDVLEKAREHKPKLIVAGASAYPRQIDFKKFREIADEVGAYFMVDMAHIAGLVAVGLHPNPVPYADFVTTTTHKTLRGPRGGMILCREEFGKKIDKSIFPGIQGGPLMHVISAKAVSFGEVLNGDFKTYAQNVIDNAKQLAETLLSEDIQLVSGGTDNHLVLIDLRSLGITGKIAENVLDEIGITVNKNAIPYDPEKPFVTSGVRVGTAAVTSRGFDQEAMKEVGSIIALALKHHEDEAKLEEAKKRVSDLTARFPLYNELDY from the coding sequence ATGAAACATTTACCTGGGCAAGACGCACAAGTATTCAAGGCAATTCAACTAGAGCGGAAACGCCAGCAAGACAAAATTGAATTAATTGCATCAGAAAACTTTGTAAGCGAAGCAGTCATGGAAGCGCAGGGCTCTGTATTAACAAACAAATATGCAGAGGGCTACCCTGGTAAACGCTACTATGGCGGTTGTGAACATGTAGACGTTGTAGAAGATATCGCACGTGACCGCGCAAAAGAAATTTTTGGCGCTGAGTATGTGAACGTACAGCCTCACTCAGGTGCTCAAGCGAACATGGCCGTATACTTTACCATTCTTGAGCATGGCGATACAGTGCTAGGTATGAACTTATCACATGGCGGGCATTTAACGCACGGAAGCCCTGTTAACTTTAGTGGTGTACAGTACAACTTTGTAGAATATGGTGTTGATAAAGAAACGCAGCATATCGACTATCAAGATGTACTCGAAAAAGCACGTGAACATAAGCCAAAGCTAATTGTTGCGGGTGCAAGTGCATACCCACGTCAAATTGATTTCAAAAAGTTCCGTGAGATTGCGGATGAAGTCGGTGCTTACTTTATGGTCGACATGGCTCACATTGCAGGTCTTGTTGCAGTAGGTCTTCATCCAAATCCAGTTCCTTATGCAGATTTTGTGACAACGACGACTCACAAAACATTGCGTGGACCTCGCGGCGGAATGATTCTATGCCGTGAAGAGTTTGGTAAAAAGATTGACAAATCGATCTTCCCTGGTATTCAAGGTGGACCACTGATGCATGTCATCTCTGCAAAAGCTGTTTCTTTCGGTGAAGTATTGAACGGAGATTTCAAAACATATGCACAAAACGTCATTGACAATGCAAAGCAGCTAGCTGAAACCCTTTTATCTGAAGATATTCAGCTTGTATCCGGTGGAACGGATAACCATCTTGTTCTCATCGACTTGCGTTCTCTTGGTATCACAGGAAAAATTGCAGAAAATGTTCTTGATGAAATCGGTATTACAGTGAACAAAAATGCGATTCCTTATGATCCAGAAAAACCTTTTGTCACAAGTGGTGTACGTGTTGGCACAGCAGCAGTGACAAGCCGCGGTTTCGATCAAGAGGCAATGAAAGAAGTCGGTTCCATTATTGCGCTTGCTCTAAAACATCATGAAGATGAAGCGAAATTAGAAGAAGCGAAAAAGCGTGTATCTGATCTGACTGCCCGCTTCCCTTTATATAACGAATTAGATTATTAA
- a CDS encoding TIGR01440 family protein yields MNIGQDWLEMLKEFHQMVELRAGQILVIGCSTSEVAGEHIGTAGSEQIAASIYQELDQLRRETGIEVAFQCCEHLNRALVVEEEVAFRLNLEIVAAVPVRKAGGSMAAHAYQHMEHPVLVESIEAHAGIDIGDTFIGMHLKRVAVPVRLSRHQLGHAHVTFAKTRPKLIGGERAVYTKS; encoded by the coding sequence ATGAACATTGGTCAAGATTGGCTTGAAATGTTAAAAGAGTTTCATCAAATGGTCGAACTGCGTGCTGGGCAAATCTTAGTGATCGGCTGCAGTACATCAGAAGTGGCTGGTGAGCATATTGGGACAGCAGGAAGTGAGCAAATAGCTGCGTCCATTTATCAAGAATTGGATCAGCTAAGACGAGAGACCGGCATTGAGGTCGCTTTCCAGTGCTGTGAGCATTTGAATCGTGCTCTTGTTGTGGAGGAAGAAGTGGCTTTCCGGCTTAATCTAGAGATTGTGGCGGCAGTACCTGTCCGAAAGGCGGGTGGTTCGATGGCGGCTCATGCGTATCAGCACATGGAACATCCTGTGTTAGTTGAATCCATCGAGGCGCATGCTGGGATCGATATCGGTGATACATTCATTGGGATGCATCTAAAGAGAGTCGCTGTACCTGTTCGCCTTAGTCGTCATCAATTAGGACATGCACATGTGACGTTTGCGAAAACGCGTCCGAAGCTGATTGGCGGAGAACGAGCGGTTTATACAAAATCTTAG
- the rpiB gene encoding ribose 5-phosphate isomerase B, with protein MKVAIASDHGGTNIREEIKQLMDELKIEYIDMGCECGSGSVDYPDYAFPVANMVANGEVDRGILICGTGIGMSISANKVKGIRCALAHDTFSAKATREHNDTNVLAMGERVIGPGLAREIAHIWLTTEFTAGRHAVRIGKIADYEEKHL; from the coding sequence ATGAAAGTAGCTATTGCATCCGATCACGGCGGAACGAATATTCGTGAAGAAATCAAACAACTGATGGATGAATTGAAGATTGAATACATTGATATGGGTTGTGAATGTGGATCAGGTTCTGTAGACTACCCAGATTATGCTTTTCCTGTAGCTAACATGGTGGCAAACGGAGAAGTGGACCGCGGCATTTTAATTTGCGGGACAGGCATCGGTATGAGTATCTCAGCAAACAAAGTAAAAGGAATTCGCTGCGCGCTGGCACATGATACATTTAGTGCGAAAGCGACTAGAGAACATAATGATACAAACGTCCTTGCAATGGGAGAACGAGTCATTGGACCTGGATTAGCACGTGAGATTGCACACATTTGGCTGACAACAGAATTTACGGCAGGACGACATGCTGTACGGATTGGTAAGATCGCTGATTACGAAGAAAAGCACCTATAA
- a CDS encoding low molecular weight protein arginine phosphatase, with amino-acid sequence MKILFVCTGNTCRSPMAQALFASIAQEKGLEVTVKSAGIFASDAGKASPQAVEALFEKSIPLNHSSAKLTEDLLREADYVFTMTMQHKQLIVEQYAHAKDKIFTLKEFATGTESDVSDPFGGSLSVYQETRDELEALLQQLAEKLKKD; translated from the coding sequence ATGAAAATCTTATTTGTTTGTACGGGAAATACATGCAGAAGTCCGATGGCTCAAGCCCTTTTTGCTTCAATTGCACAAGAGAAAGGTTTAGAGGTCACTGTTAAATCAGCGGGCATTTTTGCCTCAGATGCTGGGAAGGCTTCTCCTCAAGCGGTCGAAGCACTATTTGAGAAAAGCATTCCACTGAATCACTCTTCAGCAAAACTGACAGAGGATCTTCTGCGAGAAGCTGATTACGTCTTCACCATGACCATGCAGCATAAACAGTTGATTGTGGAGCAATATGCACATGCAAAAGACAAGATCTTCACTCTAAAGGAATTCGCGACAGGGACAGAAAGCGATGTTTCCGATCCATTTGGAGGAAGCCTGTCTGTTTATCAGGAAACACGTGATGAACTTGAAGCATTGCTCCAGCAGCTGGCTGAGAAATTGAAAAAGGATTAG
- a CDS encoding manganese efflux pump MntP family protein, with protein MYELAGELLTLSIMAFALGMDAFSVGLGMGMIQLRFCQIIYIGLVIGIFHMFMPLFGMLTGQLLSGWLGLLATYIGGALLLVLGLQMIIASIRKEDKPFIAPVGAGLVLFATSVSLDSFSVGLSLGIYGSHVWMTILLFGFFSMILTWLGLLLGKQVRSWVGSYSGALGGIILLAFGIKLLFPL; from the coding sequence ATGTACGAACTAGCTGGCGAATTGCTGACGCTCAGCATCATGGCTTTTGCACTGGGTATGGATGCTTTTTCGGTTGGACTTGGCATGGGAATGATTCAACTGAGGTTTTGCCAGATCATTTATATTGGACTTGTCATTGGGATATTTCATATGTTTATGCCGCTTTTTGGTATGCTAACAGGTCAGCTCCTATCAGGCTGGCTCGGTCTCCTTGCCACCTATATCGGCGGGGCGCTGCTTTTGGTGCTCGGGCTGCAAATGATCATTGCGTCTATTCGGAAAGAAGATAAACCATTTATCGCACCTGTTGGCGCTGGTCTTGTTCTTTTTGCAACAAGTGTCAGCTTAGATAGTTTTTCCGTTGGTTTAAGTCTCGGAATTTACGGTTCTCACGTATGGATGACCATTTTATTGTTTGGTTTTTTTAGTATGATCCTCACATGGCTTGGATTATTACTCGGTAAACAGGTCCGTTCATGGGTGGGATCATATAGCGGAGCGCTTGGCGGAATCATTTTACTAGCCTTTGGTATCAAATTATTATTTCCGCTCTAG
- a CDS encoding L-threonylcarbamoyladenylate synthase, translating into MLNTRRWSVDLEKNLSTYYPQIEQAALLLQQNEVVAFPTETVYGLGANAKETEAVMKIYEAKGRPSDNPLIVHIAEIEQLHEFAQIESEKAKALMDAFWPGALTIVLPCKPGTLSKQVTAGLSTVGVRMPDHPIALELIRTAGLPIAAPSANRSGKPSPTQADHVASDLDGRIAGIVDGGSTGIGVESTVVSCVDEIPVILRPGGITKEALEEVVGTVSIDPGLTKKDEAPVSPGMKYTHYAPEAKMYLFFGSDEEMQRHIQTYQAEGFKVGVLTTEEKKSLFAADVVFSCGWREKPETIAANLYRVLRQFDETDVDVIISEAFSEQGVGSAIMNRLQKAAGGRTLSSFK; encoded by the coding sequence ATGTTAAATACAAGAAGGTGGTCTGTGGATTTAGAAAAGAATTTATCCACATACTATCCACAAATTGAACAGGCAGCGTTGTTATTGCAGCAAAACGAAGTGGTCGCTTTTCCGACAGAGACGGTGTATGGACTAGGGGCTAATGCGAAAGAGACAGAAGCTGTCATGAAAATATATGAAGCGAAAGGGCGTCCAAGTGATAATCCATTGATTGTCCACATTGCGGAAATTGAGCAGCTTCATGAATTTGCGCAAATAGAAAGCGAAAAAGCAAAGGCGTTGATGGATGCCTTTTGGCCGGGTGCATTAACCATTGTTCTTCCGTGTAAGCCGGGCACTTTATCAAAGCAGGTCACGGCAGGTTTATCCACGGTCGGTGTGAGAATGCCTGACCATCCGATTGCGCTTGAGCTCATCCGAACGGCTGGCCTGCCGATTGCCGCACCAAGTGCCAACCGTTCAGGCAAACCATCACCAACACAAGCTGACCATGTAGCGAGTGATCTCGATGGAAGAATCGCTGGAATTGTCGATGGTGGTTCAACTGGTATTGGCGTTGAGTCAACGGTTGTATCCTGTGTCGACGAGATTCCAGTCATCCTAAGGCCGGGCGGGATTACAAAAGAAGCTTTAGAAGAGGTAGTAGGAACGGTTAGTATTGACCCAGGGCTGACAAAAAAGGACGAAGCGCCTGTATCGCCAGGGATGAAATACACACACTACGCCCCTGAAGCTAAGATGTATCTCTTTTTTGGAAGTGATGAAGAGATGCAGCGTCACATTCAAACATACCAGGCGGAAGGTTTCAAAGTTGGCGTGCTGACAACAGAAGAAAAGAAATCGTTGTTTGCGGCAGATGTTGTTTTCAGCTGTGGGTGGAGAGAAAAACCTGAAACGATAGCGGCAAACTTATATCGTGTACTAAGACAATTTGATGAGACAGATGTAGATGTCATTATTTCAGAAGCCTTTTCAGAGCAGGGGGTTGGTTCAGCAATTATGAACCGTCTGCAAAAAGCGGCAGGAGGGCGCACTCTCTCTTCATTCAAATAG
- a CDS encoding GNAT family N-acetyltransferase: MFYQLRIATEEDAPAINAFLEKGQAKGGVTLAERTTFVVMEDAEGQLAGCLGLEQLSEQEGLLRSLVISDKLGQGHIVSLFQSVQTLGGKIGVDTFYVVANHSSSHDFLALMGFTALEDIPESMWVSAHAKEILAKEQAVVLQKKAS; this comes from the coding sequence ATGTTTTATCAATTAAGAATAGCCACAGAAGAAGATGCCCCAGCGATCAATGCTTTTCTTGAAAAAGGACAAGCGAAAGGCGGCGTCACGCTTGCAGAGCGTACGACATTTGTTGTCATGGAAGATGCAGAAGGTCAGCTGGCAGGGTGTTTAGGTCTTGAACAGCTTAGTGAACAAGAGGGCCTGCTGCGGTCTCTTGTCATATCAGATAAACTAGGTCAGGGACACATCGTATCTTTGTTCCAAAGTGTTCAAACGCTCGGAGGGAAAATAGGTGTGGATACGTTTTATGTCGTCGCCAACCACTCCTCCTCACATGACTTTTTGGCATTGATGGGCTTCACGGCTTTAGAGGATATTCCAGAAAGCATGTGGGTATCTGCACATGCAAAAGAGATCTTAGCGAAAGAACAGGCAGTGGTTCTTCAAAAAAAAGCCAGTTAA
- the spoIIR gene encoding stage II sporulation protein R produces the protein MLKSKMMICLYMFLLLCGAFANLGREETAAASANQPVVIPDEAIRLRILANSDRSADQDVKRSIRDEVNANMTEWVKDLTSIEEARRVIRSKLPEINRIAKAKLKEQHIDQSVSVSFQKASFPTKLYGNFVYPAGKYEAILITLGEGDGANWWCVLFPPLCFIDFSNGEAIASPEGDEDNEVTAQQTDESVNEVVKEEKEETGEVKFFLFEWVSSLFS, from the coding sequence ATGCTTAAAAGTAAAATGATGATTTGTCTTTATATGTTTCTATTATTATGCGGTGCTTTTGCAAACCTTGGCAGAGAGGAGACAGCGGCTGCTTCTGCAAATCAGCCTGTTGTGATACCAGACGAAGCCATTCGATTACGCATTTTAGCAAATAGTGATCGTTCAGCAGATCAGGATGTGAAAAGAAGCATTCGAGACGAAGTCAATGCTAATATGACAGAATGGGTCAAAGACCTTACATCCATTGAAGAAGCAAGACGTGTGATTCGGTCCAAGCTTCCAGAAATCAATCGTATTGCCAAAGCGAAATTGAAGGAGCAGCACATTGATCAATCCGTATCAGTCAGCTTCCAAAAAGCCTCATTTCCAACAAAGCTTTATGGAAATTTCGTTTATCCTGCTGGGAAATATGAAGCCATTTTAATTACGCTTGGAGAAGGGGATGGAGCCAATTGGTGGTGTGTGTTATTCCCGCCGCTCTGCTTTATCGATTTTTCAAATGGAGAAGCTATCGCATCGCCAGAGGGGGATGAGGATAACGAAGTGACAGCACAGCAAACAGATGAGTCTGTGAATGAAGTGGTCAAAGAAGAGAAAGAAGAGACGGGTGAAGTGAAATTCTTTTTATTCGAATGGGTCTCTAGTCTTTTCTCCTAA
- the prmC gene encoding peptide chain release factor N(5)-glutamine methyltransferase: protein MQNNQRTNFEALKWASSLLTEAGRDQNAAELLLMHVLDLSRSELLARFHDQLPEEQDRLFSEFVKQHKKGVPVQHLTGIEFFYGRPFEVNKHVLIPRPETEEVVLAALNLMSDIFPHDQPLQAVDVGTGSGAIAITLALEKETLSVTATDISHEALAVAKRNQQALGADVHFLQGDLLEPIKDQGIKVDLFISNPPYISAEEMDSLSEVVTKHEPVNALTDGRDGLWFYKRLIRDLHHVLHKQAVVVFEIGHTQGQDVKALLLQSFPAADVRIVKDINGKDRAVCAHIQNGKSG from the coding sequence ATGCAAAATAATCAGCGTACCAACTTTGAAGCCCTTAAATGGGCTTCTTCTTTGTTAACGGAAGCCGGTAGAGACCAAAACGCAGCAGAGCTCCTTTTGATGCATGTACTGGACTTAAGCAGAAGTGAACTTCTTGCACGTTTTCATGATCAGCTGCCAGAGGAGCAAGATCGGTTATTCAGCGAGTTTGTCAAGCAGCACAAGAAAGGCGTGCCTGTTCAGCATCTAACAGGTATTGAATTTTTTTACGGCCGTCCCTTCGAGGTGAACAAACATGTTCTCATTCCTCGCCCTGAAACGGAAGAGGTCGTTTTGGCGGCACTGAATTTGATGAGTGACATCTTCCCGCACGATCAGCCGCTTCAAGCAGTAGACGTTGGCACCGGAAGCGGGGCAATTGCGATTACGCTCGCTCTTGAAAAAGAAACACTATCTGTCACAGCAACGGATATTTCACATGAAGCACTTGCGGTAGCAAAGCGGAATCAGCAAGCGCTAGGTGCAGACGTCCATTTTTTACAAGGGGACTTACTCGAACCTATCAAGGATCAGGGCATCAAAGTGGATCTGTTTATTTCCAATCCACCTTATATTTCGGCAGAAGAAATGGACAGCTTGTCAGAGGTGGTTACGAAGCATGAGCCAGTAAATGCGTTGACAGATGGACGTGATGGTCTGTGGTTTTATAAGCGTCTCATTCGTGATCTTCACCATGTACTTCATAAGCAGGCGGTCGTTGTCTTTGAAATTGGACATACGCAAGGGCAAGATGTAAAAGCACTTCTCTTGCAGTCATTTCCCGCGGCAGATGTCCGCATCGTCAAGGATATTAACGGTAAAGACCGAGCTGTTTGCGCACACATTCAAAACGGAAAGTCCGGCTGA
- the prfA gene encoding peptide chain release factor 1, whose protein sequence is MLDRLKSIEERYEKLNEYLSDPEVVNDPKKLREYSKEQSDIQETVEVYRQYRAAYDQLSEAKAMLEEKLDAEMRDMVKEEISELTEETERLEDELKILLIPKDPNDNKNVIVEVRGAAGGEEAALFAGNLYRMYSRYAEMQGWKTEVMEANVTGTGGYKEIIFMISGKGAYSRLKFENGAHRVQRVPETESGGRIHTSTATVAVLPEAEEVEIDIHEKDIRVDTFTSSGPGGQSVNTTMSAVRLTHLPTGVVVSCQDEKSQIKNKEKAMKVLRARIYDKFQREAQAEYDQTRKSAVGTGDRSERIRTYNFPQNRVTDHRIGLTIQKLDQILEGKLDEVIDALIMEDQARKLQNAK, encoded by the coding sequence ATGTTAGACCGTTTAAAATCAATTGAAGAACGCTATGAAAAGCTAAATGAATATTTAAGTGACCCTGAAGTGGTGAACGACCCTAAGAAGCTTCGTGAATATTCGAAGGAACAATCTGATATTCAAGAAACTGTTGAGGTATATAGACAATATCGTGCGGCATACGACCAGTTGAGCGAAGCGAAAGCAATGCTGGAAGAAAAGCTAGATGCCGAGATGCGCGACATGGTCAAAGAAGAAATTTCAGAGCTCACAGAGGAAACGGAACGTTTAGAAGACGAGCTGAAAATCTTGCTGATCCCGAAAGATCCGAATGACAACAAAAACGTTATTGTGGAGGTTCGTGGTGCAGCAGGAGGAGAAGAGGCCGCGCTTTTTGCTGGAAACCTTTACCGTATGTACAGCCGTTATGCTGAAATGCAGGGCTGGAAAACAGAAGTAATGGAAGCGAATGTGACTGGAACTGGCGGTTATAAAGAGATTATCTTTATGATTAGCGGGAAAGGCGCATATTCCAGACTAAAGTTTGAAAACGGTGCACACCGCGTGCAACGTGTTCCGGAAACGGAATCAGGCGGACGGATTCATACATCAACAGCGACAGTTGCTGTGTTGCCCGAGGCTGAAGAAGTTGAAATTGATATCCACGAAAAAGACATCCGTGTAGATACTTTCACATCAAGCGGGCCTGGCGGACAAAGTGTTAACACAACCATGTCTGCTGTTCGATTAACTCACCTTCCAACAGGCGTGGTTGTTTCCTGTCAGGATGAGAAATCACAAATCAAAAACAAAGAAAAAGCCATGAAAGTATTACGTGCGAGAATTTATGATAAATTCCAGCGTGAAGCACAGGCTGAATATGATCAAACGCGTAAATCTGCTGTTGGAACAGGGGATCGTTCAGAGCGTATCCGTACGTACAACTTCCCACAAAACCGTGTAACAGACCACCGCATCGGATTAACGATTCAAAAGCTTGATCAAATTTTAGAAGGAAAACTTGACGAGGTCATAGATGCATTAATTATGGAAGACCAAGCAAGGAAGCTTCAAAATGCAAAATAA
- the racA gene encoding chromosome-anchoring protein RacA has protein sequence MNTNEVAKEIGVSSKTIQRWVKQLNIPVARNELGHYEFHEDIVQLLKEVKHQMSEGVILQDIRLPIHTETVQQLSPAAETAASTKRIEALEKQVNQLIQQQLHSTDVEKRLQELERKLAKKADEGVSYQLLQHRREIEDLTTKLERLAASLKQPSQIEEKKEITHTDIKKKRALFPLFHSFR, from the coding sequence TTGAATACAAATGAGGTTGCAAAAGAAATTGGCGTTTCTTCAAAAACGATTCAGCGTTGGGTTAAACAGCTCAACATCCCTGTCGCCCGGAATGAACTTGGACATTATGAATTTCATGAAGATATTGTACAGCTTCTCAAAGAAGTCAAACACCAAATGAGTGAAGGTGTGATCCTTCAAGACATTCGACTGCCAATCCACACGGAAACCGTTCAACAGTTATCGCCTGCTGCAGAAACTGCTGCCTCCACAAAGCGGATCGAAGCATTGGAAAAGCAGGTGAATCAGCTCATTCAGCAGCAATTGCACAGCACTGATGTAGAAAAACGACTGCAAGAACTCGAACGGAAACTGGCTAAAAAAGCAGATGAAGGTGTATCCTATCAGCTGCTCCAGCACCGTAGAGAAATTGAAGATCTCACCACTAAACTTGAGCGTCTTGCTGCGAGCTTGAAACAACCCTCTCAAATAGAAGAAAAAAAGGAAATCACGCACACTGACATCAAAAAAAAGCGTGCGCTCTTCCCTCTGTTTCATTCATTTCGCTAA
- a CDS encoding AEC family transporter, translating to MDFLNILILLAPIFFVIALGWFAGHFGSYDAKSAKGVSTLVTKYALPAHFIASILSTPKDKFYSQIPFFVALILGIVGFYIIILLVTKFAFKYDLTNSSIFSLNSAQPTFAFMGIPVLGSLFGAQEVAIPIAITGIVVNAMLDPIAIIVSTVGEKTKGKAKDGESFLKMTTKAILHGLSEPLALAPLASIILVLLGFKLPEIGHEMLEEIGSVTSGVALFAVGVTVGIRKIKLSLPAFSIALLKVAVQPLLMYFIAIFMGLSADEITKAVLLVAFPGSAVAAMIATRFEKQEAETASAFVISAIMSLISLPIIIALTS from the coding sequence GTGGACTTTTTAAATATTTTGATCCTCCTAGCACCGATTTTTTTCGTTATCGCGCTGGGTTGGTTCGCAGGACACTTCGGTAGCTATGACGCTAAATCTGCAAAAGGTGTAAGTACACTTGTGACAAAGTATGCTTTGCCAGCGCACTTTATCGCCAGCATTCTGTCAACACCAAAAGATAAATTCTATAGTCAAATTCCATTTTTCGTTGCATTGATTTTAGGAATCGTAGGTTTTTATATCATTATCCTTCTTGTTACGAAATTTGCTTTTAAATACGATTTAACAAATTCATCTATTTTCTCGTTAAACTCAGCTCAACCGACCTTTGCATTTATGGGGATTCCAGTCCTAGGCAGTTTATTTGGGGCTCAAGAAGTTGCAATTCCGATTGCAATTACCGGAATAGTTGTAAATGCAATGCTTGATCCAATTGCGATTATTGTGTCAACTGTCGGTGAAAAAACAAAAGGAAAAGCCAAAGACGGCGAAAGTTTCCTTAAAATGACGACGAAAGCTATTTTGCACGGTTTATCAGAGCCGCTTGCACTTGCACCACTAGCAAGTATCATTCTTGTTCTTTTAGGATTTAAACTTCCTGAAATTGGACATGAAATGTTAGAGGAAATTGGAAGTGTTACGTCAGGGGTTGCGCTATTTGCAGTCGGTGTCACTGTTGGTATCCGTAAAATTAAATTAAGCCTACCAGCATTCAGTATCGCATTGCTAAAAGTAGCTGTACAACCATTGCTTATGTATTTTATCGCCATTTTCATGGGTCTTTCGGCTGATGAAATTACAAAAGCTGTATTACTTGTTGCCTTCCCAGGTTCAGCTGTTGCAGCCATGATCGCAACCCGATTTGAAAAACAAGAAGCAGAAACTGCATCCGCATTTGTGATCAGTGCAATCATGTCATTAATTTCATTACCGATCATTATTGCACTTACCTCATAA